CAATCCCATATAACGAACTGCAAACATTAAGAACTAACAATGATTCCCAAACCAAACCTCTCTGTTTTAATATGTTGGGTAAGGGAAAACATACTCGATTAAATTATCAGGGACCTAGACACCAAGCAAAATTACTGCTACAGACAACAATCTAAGACCAACTTCAACCATGGAACACCTTTTTGATTGATTAAACCaagggttctctctctctctctctgaacaccaatttcttcctctctttcAACCACAGCATAAGTCTCATCTTGCCCCCATCAGTTTTTTCGTTCGTTCCTTCAATCCTCAATCCAATATTCCTCATATCTTTTATCCTTATTTAGAGAGGTAATATTTGTAtcatttatacaaaaaaaatgcatcctCATCAGTTTTTTCGTTCGTTCCTTCAATCCTCAATCCAATATTCCTCATATCTTTTATCCTTATTTAGAGAGGTAATATTTGTAtcatttatacaaaaaaaatgcatcaaaAGGATGCCGCCCTAAAACTGAAAGGATAGACAAAGGCCCAGACTACTTACAGGAAAggaaattaataaattaaatacaGAATCCACACTCTGGTTCACAAAAAGAAAGACCCAGCTATACAAAATGCACAGAAAACTGCATTTTACATGAAATACTGACTACTCCACTCCATAGAAAGTTCTTCTACTCCACTCCCACCAAAGGAAAAAATATGGCAAAGAGGAGCAAGCACCCAcgctttcctcctcttctttacTACATCCGCACCTCTCCAGCTCTCCAGCAACCCAGCCACATCCCATCAAGCACCCAAACGATCCCGAACGTACCAAAGGGAAAAGGACGAGTGAGGACTGGCTCTCGCTCATTTTGTCACATGCAGCACCAGTTTATTACAGCATTCCTCCTTTTGACAAGGTTGTCAATACTCATAATTTTCCCTTGAGTCGCCATCCAAGCAAGGAAAGCAACTACAGAAAGCACCTTGCCTTCCAAATGCCATTCCACGGAAAACCCCCACCTTGTATCACAACCTCCAATCCTGTATGATCAAGTAATCCTTcaccgaccaccaccaccatgtaCGGCCAGGAAGACTTCAAGCAGCGCCTCACCACACCAATTCTGCCTCCAAATATCACCATGTTGGCCAGAATGTTGATAGACTTCTCAAATAAGTCCCGCACAGGCAAAATATCCTTACAAGCCCTTCCAATGGGCCCCGAACTCCTCAGCAGTAGCCCAACCACTCCAACTTTGTCCATGCTTCGAACCCACCACTTTCATCCAGAATCTATCTTGTTCGCAAGCACAAGGACAGAGCCATTTTCCCAGCAAAGCCTTACAGAGCACCAAGGCCCCCTTCGCCAAAGGAATTGCAAACAATATCCAGTTAACACGTGATAGTTGAACTTCTACCCAGTCCAGGCCCAAAGAAAGTCCCTTCGCAGCTTCTTCAACCTTTTGCAAAAAACAGCAGGATAGCAGGATGGTACAGATTGACATAAAACCAGATGGGCTGCTCGGCTACATGCTTACCCAAGGCGGGGGAAATGTTATGTAGAAGCAGCATAAGACAAGGGTTGAACTTATTAGAGCTTAATAGTAGGAGTTTATTGGTAATAGTGCCACACATAGGCACTTCTCTTCTAGAAGTCTATTCCATAGGCATCATACGCACTTTATCTTCCAGTTGGACTTAATTGGCTTGTCCAGCTACAATGTGTTGGTTAGGAACAGAGATGATTTACGGGAATCAAAGTGTTGTCCTCTTTAGAGAATCACAATATTGCCAACAggtaaaataaaacaagaaaatgcaaGATGCAAGAGGGACGTCTACTGGGATCTTatatagggctgtaaatgaactaagccattcgcgaactgttcgaggctcggttcggtaagagctcgttcgagttcgattcgtctgctaaacgaactgaacttgaacctcaattctaggctcgttccgtaaatgagccgaacctgagcctaacggtattcggctcggttaggttcgcgaacctatacttaaatttaattaataattcaataggggtctatttgtaaatgtaaaaaattttaaggttgtatatataattcaatacttatttggACAAGGATAATGCCACGATGATTTCCTTTAATGCCACGACAATTTTTATAGGCTGACTGTTATACCCTCTAATCAAACTGAGACAGACTTTTCTCTCAAAATCTCAATCAAACCGAGacagacttctctctctctctctctctctctctctctctctctctctctctctctccattcaacCTGCACACCCCATCTCggatctctctcttctcctccaccGTGACAGCAAGACCcaattttctccttctcctaTGTTCTATTTCTCACTTGAAAACAACCACCACTGCCCACAATCTTACCGTCAACACAGAGCTCGTGCAGAAACCACAATCTCCTTCCATTCCCTCCCTCATCATATCAAATCTCTCTTTGAACCCACAATCTATCCATGCCCATAGATGATAGGCAGAGCAATTACTGTTGTCGATTATtcgggaaaaagaaaatagactCGAATATATTGTCCATTTCTATATCTCTGCTTAGATATATGATGGTAGCATCTTCAATTTCGTCCCCTTTGTCAATAATTGTAATGGTTTAGATCAGTAGAAATTGAATAATCGGTGTGATTCTGTGCATGATTCAAAGATCAAAGAAGGTAATCACAAATTCATCAAGAAGAAGGGGTCATGATCTCTAGGGGGTGGGTATGTACAACCGGCCGGACGACCGACTAGGTATGCATCCGAGAATGGTCGCAAAGCAAATTCGGAGTTGTCTCAAATCTCTCGTTCTTGAGCAATTGGTCAATTAAGTTACAGGAATTAGACTGGGAGAGTAACCAGAGGAAGAGAGTAGTGGAGGGAGAAAGTGGGTactaaagaaaagagagagtgaaaaaggagagagagacttggaCATAATTGTCAAACCTGTTAAAATTTCGTGGCATTAAAGAAAGACATCGTGGCATTAGTATTTAcctacttatttttctcccaaattctatacgatcaatgagagagtttgggttcgcttgagtttaatgagctgagccaaatcaaacctgagtcttgatgagcccaattcgagcttagattcggctcggctcgattcatttgagtttaacgagccaaactcgagccaagatgttcaagttcgaatcgaacccgagccaaatccgagccgaactcgagccagactattatcttaacgaacccaaccgagccgaacccgagccttgaaaaattttaatgagctgaactcgagccaagttgttcaggctcgaatcgaactcgagccgaacccgagccgaactcataccttaacgaacccgagccgaacttaacagggttcggctcgattcggttcgtttacagccctaatcTTATATGCTTGGCACACCAAGAGTCTGTTCTCCATTTTATACCAGCATTGATATTGATCCCAGTCGACTCAACAATCCCATCAATTGTCATACAATAAACATGAAGATTAAAACACAGTGGACAAAGTAATCATCCAAATAAAGTGTCAAAAACAGGGGTATAAGAACATGCAACCTGAAAGCCAAACGCGTATTCCAGAAGATCAAACATGCCCACATCCCGCAGTGCAGGAAGTTCAAAACCAGCTGGAAACCTGAAGTTTCAGAGTATCTAAGAGCAGATATTGCACCTCTAACCTGGACAGATCACAGAAAAAGAAGTTTACTGAGACATGAATTCATTAATTATGAAAGCATATGTTTAAATAGCAGAGCTGACAAGTAGAGGTCTGTAATATAGCAACAGACAATCCAATGCTTATCACGTCCAAGAAATCTACAAATAACATGATATGTGTCTGTCCACAACTCTCTGATGAAACAACCATAGACTGAACAAAAAACTAGATAGAGGCCAATATTAGTACAAAACATGTGAATCACGTATACAAGAGCAGGAGCAATGAATAAATGCACTGTAAATAAATCCAGGTTTGACTTCTGGAAAAAACCCAATAGCATTTGTTAATGATGGTGCTTCCAGAGGGACGATGTTGTAGGGTGTGAGCTCCCCTAATAATGGTGCATCtgatttttttatctttcttacCTGAATCATACAATAAACTAAAACATTCAGTCTATCAAGCTTCCATGATGACATATATATTACAAATATCAACAGTCTCTGCGAGCCAGACTTAGATCAAAGAATGGTCAAAAACTTAAAGCCAGAGTAATGAAACTCAACACCAGAAGCGAAGACTTACCTCCTCCACAATAAGTCTTCCTACACCATCAGGAGCTGCATCTTTGCTCGGTGCTTCCATCACCTCAACCAAGGCCCTCAATGTAGCAAAAACCTTTTTCATTTCTGAAGATCTGAGTTCCAACCTGAAACAATAAGCAACGGCCAAATTCAAGGTTTAGGTTCCCTATGAACAAGCGGAAATATGAAGAGGACAACTTCTTTAAGAAATTTCAAGCTAACAAGCTGTGATCGAATTTGTCATTTCTGCAATTGCAAGTTCAGGATCATAACTAGCCAAAATTCCATACAGCGTTTTCAAACCAGGACTTCCGGTGTTAGGTGTACAAGCCACCTGAAGGTGACTTAAATATGGACAAACTATACAGGGAACAGAATGCTGCtgctaaaccaaaccaaactaagccATAATGTCCAAATCAATTTGGATCAGCTACAGAatcttttttccttcattctgCTCCGTGACGCACTATATAGTAGAATGTTGCTTCTATAGTCAGAAATACCATAAGCACTAACCCAGGCCAATAAGGAGTACATAAAAATACCACTCCTCTATTtctaatttatttattgatACAGCATCATTCAGGCCATGTTTCTTTCTGCCAGAACCCTATATAGGTTAGAGAAATCCATAAGGCTTCCACGTATAGGAAGCCCGAAAAGGAATAGAAAATGGAAAACCACATCGCCAGGCTCTTTGAAGCATGGAAAagttttttcttaatttctatCCCTTCAACTGACACAACAAGCATCATAGTAAACAACACAAACTTGACAGAGTAAATACACACGCCTCCGAGtggaaaacaaattgaaatttcaaaaggttaatgattttgccactcctctATTTGTGTTTATAAgggtgaatttactaaaacaccCTTGCACTTTATGATGCTAGCATTTTCTCACTTTCCATATGCAAGGGTGTTTTAGTAAATTGAccctaataaaaacaaaaaggggagtaacattaacaaataggggagtggcaaaatcagttGCCTTTCAAAACTAAGACAAATAATTTAGGGCAAACTTCCCTTTGACGACTGTGATGCAGTCAATGTGCGTATTGCCGACCTGCCCTCCATTATCAGCACGGAAATCCCGGTCGTTTGAGGACTTGTAAGCACAATCACAATGTTCATCCCATTTAACACAATGTTAACTGCACCAGCCAATTTTGAGACTGGGAAAGACAAATCCACTGGTTACATTTCTACCCATCTCTTCCTCTTCGTCAACTACCCTAAGCCTGAACCCTAACTTAACACTAGTGACCACctccaccacttccaccaccaggAAACAACGCAGACCATCTCCGCTGCTCTGCCAATTTACAATAACCATCAGAACTACCCACAACACAAACCAAGAACAAAATGGATGTTAGAACTAattgaatttgattatattTCATGACAAAAACTTATttcttaaaaatatattttcaagttGGCCCTTGTAAGACATTTTAAACATTAGCCTTTGGCCCAAATTTCTTTAGAGCCAAATAGGCCCAATTCTGAGTTTCACTACAGCGGACCTCTAGTTACCATGGGCGGTTGACCGGCTTCCAAAGGAGTCGACCGATTGTCCAACCATTCGTGCATTCTGAAGCTCTTTTCGCCATTTTTGACTTCTGAAGCTTTGCAGTTAAGGCATAGGAACATGGCAAATTTAGTTTTTACAGCGATAGGGCTCTTGCCATTATAGTGATAGGGCTCCATGGCAAAATTATATTAGCTGCTCAAGAAGATTTACGACTTAATGGATAGATCTCAAACAGTCGTATTAGTGGCTATAAAAGAGCTTCTGCAGATGAAGAACTCAACAAGTTATAAGATCAATATAGAGAGCAATACTTATCTTCTTCACGCAAATTCTTTCATTGTATTATTTCTTATGAGATCTTTGTGAGCCATCAAATTTCTTATTCactctttgagagagagaaccattTTACCTTATAATTTCATCAGTTGTAAAGAGGGTTTCATATCCTCTGTATTCAGGGGCTTTTCCTTCAGAGCTGGTCAGAGTTCTCGAAACTTGGTTTTAGAGCTTGGGAGTGTAACTCTAGCGGTTGGGCCAACTCCTCGGGAAATTTCGCATATTGGCTGCAAAGCTTAATTGGCACACGAAGCTGGTTGGTTGATTAGGGCAACAGTGACTACTTAGGCTAGTAGACTAGGCTGAGCAGTGGACAAGTTCGGACCGAACTACTATAACTCTGTGCTATCTCTCTTTTGTAACTCTTTTATTTCCTGTCTATTGTTACATAGTTATATATTTGGTTAATTCATCATTTTGGTATTTTATTTAGTAACCCAATTCACCCCACCCCCCTCTTGGGCTGCTGTTTGGGTAACAAAGGTGAAACGGAACAAATCAAACTTGCATCAAAACCATGCATAGTCGCTAGTCATAGTAACCCAACCAATTCCAGCCACTATTACTAAATACATTAATTGCATAAATTGCTGCCTTTGAGAGGGATTTGCGCGTTGGTCTACCGCTTGGTCGCTTGATTCTCACAATTTTAATCAGGACTGTTATTTGCGGAGTTCTCGCCTTGTTTACTAACTCTTTCACCATCATTaggttcatttttttctttttttgagacTTATAATTAGGTTGAGTTGTTTAGCCACCCAGAATACTAATGCATAGATTACAACTTTCCAACTGTGCCACAATTTTTAACACAATCTCATCACACTGGAAATCGCTTAATCTTACTCTAAACGGTCTGCCAGATCGTGTAGACATGATGCTACTCTCACTCCGATACCAAAACTGATGTAGGACAGAATTGAAGAGGATTAAGATGATCAAAGCACAAAGAAAATGGGTTGTTTTCGGGCTGTGAACAGTAGATAGATAAAAGAATTCTAGGCCTCAGTCACACCTAAACTACCTTAAGCATCACACCTAGGGCCTCTTTAGTATCAcaccaaagaaaaaggatagCATCACACAATCTTAAGAGCTTAAAGCTGTAGGATATTGTACATATTCATTCATACCTTCATACTCTTGACATACATCAATTTATAGGTTCCTAATGTGTTTAATACCAAAGACTATTTACTATTCCCTAGATGGTTGGGTAGGATGAATGTGTTCTCTAATGGTTTCATAAATTGAATATGTGGTCAAAATTCCTAAATGAAAAGTCACAAGGCTCATGAAAAGTCACAGCCTTAAATGTTCCAGCCAATATCTACTTAATATCCCAAGCAGGCGCTCCATCATCCAGCATATGTTCCAGCCAATATCAAGTCACAGTCTTTAATGTTCCAGCCAATACCTAGTTAATATCTAGTTAAGGCTTTGGCATAAGAACCATCCAACCAATGCCTttcctaaacttttttttggtgccgccattttccatcaatttaaTAAGGTAAAAGCCAATTACCCCTAGCAGTCCATCTTATGATGGGATAATGCTTTTAGTTGTAcccaataaacaattcaatGGTCATATTTATCAGGAATTGGTTGGAAATTTTGACATAACTAGGCATCAAATCATATACGTGCATATCTTGCTGCATATACTATACAGAAAAGAGAtagggaaaagagaagaaaaagataaCAAGAGCATTACAGTAATTTTAGATTTCTGCTAGCTGTTTTAGTTGTGCACGTACACAAGTCCAAAATCACATGGATTTAGGGATTTATGTGTGATAACTGAAGGTAAGGGGCAATTCACATGTAAAGCATATAACAATTTAAGTCGTAGTGTAGGACTAACTTTCAAACAAGTTATGGATGAAACTATGTTCCTGTAAAAGAATCATACTAGgaaaaaaggaaaccaaaaaagCACATAAGAAGGCCATACTCTCCCAAATTAGCACGGGAAGGTCCAGATTCCCGTAATTTCTACTCCTTTCTTTGCATATCATCCACTCTGCCTCTTATACAGTTGATAGAATTCCCACAAGCGTTCCACATCACGGTTATGATCTATTTTAGCGCCATCCCTTTTGGCAAGTTTTTGCTGCCTCATATGATCAGATTCTCAAATCAATAACGAAAATCAAACATAGTCACGCGGTGACTAAGTTAGTCTAGTTAAATAACAACTCTAATGGGGAATCATTCTTCATCAACCAAATGGTAGTACCTTGATCACAGACATCAGACCGGTCTTAAATTGAAGAACACCTCTACCATCACTGTTAGGGTCCAGATTTTGTGCCATAGTATATGCCTGCTCACAAACTAAAATCcaaagagaaaataacaaaaacaaccGTGTCAGATGTACCATCAGATTTATCAAAAGTTTATGAAGTATCATAAATCCATCATACATTATCTATACTTCATGTTCTTAGTCCCCAATTCCCAAAATATGCTAGTACAACCAGACATGTACGTTGCATAGGAAGTAACGTTTTGTAATGTATCCTTAGTctaaactaaaaagaaaacacatcCCATCATAGCACATAGAAAGGAAAATGCTACAACCACACACTCACAAAAGGGGTGGGCCCCGCACACACTGGAggtgtgcagtgtgtgtggggcccactccctTTGTGGGTGTGTgggtgtaagtgtttgtgtgtggttataaaattaTTGCACGTAGAAAACAAGTGctttaagaaattaaaaaaaaaaaatcccatccaaTTGTTGATAGGAAAACCAAACCCTGTAGGAGCCCCAAACAGAATACCATGTTTTTGGTACTTTCTTCAAAATAAGGCTTAAATTCATGCAAACCCATAAATAATACGAAACGTGAGAAGAGATCTTATATGGCAAAGGTGATTTAGATAGATTATGAAGCAGGGAAACTTGGGATGTGAAGCTGGGAGAACACTATAacctatggagcacgggtaccggtacgcggtacgggtacggtacgggtacgggtacgggaaacggcaaaaccccaaaaaagtagggtacgggtacggcagGGGTACgacacatttattttttattatgttttataattttaatatgcTTGAGTTTTTATGAATAATGTATAACTCATGTATAATCATATCATTATattagttataattttttttttatatttcttaATAAAATACAAATCTAAAAGAGACCAGGGGTTGAAGTGCAAACTTTCATATATTTAGGGACCAGATTGTTGCATATGTTAATGTCTAAGGACTGGAGTGTAATAACCCTTTAAATATACGTATGACTCTGAATTAGGGATCAGAACTTCACATAGCCGACTCTCCCTCTGACTCTCGCCGTCGACTCTCTCTGTGACTCTCGCCGTCGATCATCATCATCGTCcgatgtctctctctctcgtcatcACCATCAATCATCATCTCGCCGTCGCCAAAGTCTCTCTTCTCCGTccgacgtctctctctctcgcagtAGCAGTGGATCAGATCGAcaggtctctctccctctctctccctctctctctctctctctcttctttgatcttcttcttctttgtctgcttcttcttcttctttgcgtACCCATCAGAGTAT
This DNA window, taken from Rhododendron vialii isolate Sample 1 chromosome 8a, ASM3025357v1, encodes the following:
- the LOC131336234 gene encoding callose synthase 10-like isoform X2, which produces MNIVIVLTSPQTTGISVLIMEGRLELRSSEMKKVFATLRALVEVMEAPSKDAAPDGVGRLIVEEVRKIKKSDAPLLGELTPYNIVPLEAPSLTNAIGFFPEVRGAISALRYSETSGFQLVLNFLHCGMWACLIFWNTRLAFRKTM
- the LOC131336234 gene encoding callose synthase 10-like isoform X3 — its product is MKKVFATLRALVEVMEAPSKDAAPDGVGRLIVEEVRKIKKSDAPLLGELTPYNIVPLEAPSLTNAIGFFPEVRGAISALRYSETSGFQLVLNFLHCGMWACLIFWNTRLAFRLHVLIPLFLTLYLDDYFVHCVLIFMFIV
- the LOC131336234 gene encoding uncharacterized protein LOC131336234 isoform X1 → MNIVIVLTSPQTTGISVLIMEGRLELRSSEMKKVFATLRALVEVMEAPSKDAAPDGVGRLIVEEVRKIKKSDAPLLGELTPYNIVPLEAPSLTNAIGFFPEVRGAISALRYSETSGFQLVLNFLHCGMWACLIFWNTRLAFRLHVLIPLFLTLYLDDYFVHCVLIFMFIV